A single genomic interval of Alteromonas sp. CI.11.F.A3 harbors:
- the rne gene encoding ribonuclease E has protein sequence MKRMLINATQLEELRVALVDGQRLYDLDIESPGHEQKKANIYKGKITRVEPSLEAAFVDYGADRHGFLPLKEIARTYFPKGYRFEGRPNIKDVIKEGQEVIIQIDKEERGQKGAALTTFLSLAGSYLVLMPNNPRAGGISRRIEGDERTELKESLNKLDLPDGMGLIVRTAGVGKSYEELEWDLKVLLTHWEAISKVAEEREAPFLIHQESNVIVRAIRDYLRRDIGEILIDKTSIYEQALQHIQLVRPDFANRVKLYRGEVPLFSHYQIESQIESAFQREVRLPSGGSIVIDPTEALTSIDINSARATKGGDIEETALNTNLEAADEIARQLRLRDLGGLVVIDFIDMTPVRHQREVENRMKDAVRSDRARVQLGRISRFGLLEMSRQRLRPSLGDSAHHVCPRCSGHGTIRGTESLALSILRILEEESIKENTGQIEAQLPVSVATYLLNEKRKAIQSLEKRHGVNLLLIPNANLETPHYQVTRRRPDDILDDASYEVELMPTVETETETTTSAPVKREEPALKGLVAPTAAPVVAPKAEAPEAKAESSPSLFARIGKWLGDVLGGEDEKAKAEAEAKEKEKQKQSEGRNNRGGNQSRNRNGDDRRRKPRKNTRRNQPQNKDGEQEQRTPRSEQDDKPRASNNKGRKPRKPRDETQKPKQEQSRDNTQDEAPKTQDNKSQDAKPQEAQKKQEVAERRKRRDTRRSVRVKKDDNTQSNEAPASKPVKSLAVDKPKPAKAAPAETEEVNTAPVQSTDAPAASESAAPVAQASQPTDVKSTTEQDTQSSSEQANNDTDENGQKRESRGRSRRSPRHVRAAGQRRKKEAQQSNDDNSAPVGEQSTANLDTTPSQEVPAANVSESAPRAEDTQAAMPGKLEADTAHTQNENAQPATVDTAAENAEAPSVAKTEDTQATKPGVLAPSEEKAAPATTETATAKPEAPAAESAPEVVQDEMQFELASPKSEADAPKPAKTEVTPAPAAEAAPKQVEINLGEDSAKAVSETAAKPAPKAKPKKAKAVVTKPITTGAPASSRGRINASAPMAAPASVDDTFNDVALTAKSDDSRPAIVVSGRSAAIAKASAAASAPTTLPTSVDENA, from the coding sequence ATGAAAAGAATGTTAATTAATGCAACTCAATTAGAAGAGTTGCGTGTTGCCCTTGTTGATGGGCAGCGGTTATACGATTTGGACATCGAAAGTCCTGGGCACGAACAGAAAAAAGCAAACATTTACAAAGGTAAAATAACCCGCGTTGAGCCAAGCCTCGAAGCGGCATTCGTAGACTACGGCGCAGATCGCCACGGTTTCCTACCTCTTAAAGAAATCGCTCGCACCTACTTCCCTAAAGGCTACCGTTTCGAAGGCCGCCCAAACATCAAAGATGTTATTAAGGAAGGCCAAGAAGTTATCATTCAGATTGATAAAGAAGAACGTGGTCAAAAAGGCGCAGCGCTTACTACTTTCTTATCACTGGCAGGTAGCTACTTAGTATTAATGCCAAACAACCCTCGTGCCGGCGGTATTTCTCGTCGTATCGAAGGTGATGAGCGTACAGAACTTAAAGAATCTTTGAACAAACTAGACCTGCCTGATGGCATGGGCTTAATTGTTCGTACCGCTGGCGTAGGGAAATCTTACGAAGAGTTAGAGTGGGACTTAAAAGTACTGCTTACCCATTGGGAAGCAATTTCTAAAGTGGCTGAAGAGCGCGAAGCGCCCTTCTTAATTCACCAAGAAAGTAACGTAATTGTACGTGCAATTCGTGACTATCTACGTCGCGATATTGGCGAAATCTTAATTGATAAAACCAGTATTTACGAACAAGCATTGCAGCACATCCAACTTGTGCGCCCTGACTTTGCCAACCGCGTTAAGCTTTATCGTGGCGAAGTACCTTTGTTCAGTCATTATCAAATTGAAAGCCAAATTGAGTCGGCCTTCCAACGTGAAGTTCGCTTACCTTCTGGTGGTTCAATTGTTATCGACCCTACTGAAGCGCTTACCTCTATTGATATCAACTCTGCCCGCGCAACCAAAGGCGGTGATATTGAAGAAACAGCACTAAATACGAACCTTGAAGCAGCTGACGAAATTGCTCGTCAACTTCGTTTACGCGACTTAGGTGGCTTGGTTGTTATCGACTTTATCGATATGACTCCAGTACGTCACCAACGTGAAGTTGAAAACCGCATGAAAGACGCGGTTCGCAGCGATCGTGCTCGCGTTCAGCTAGGCCGCATTTCTCGCTTTGGCTTGCTTGAAATGTCACGTCAGCGTTTACGCCCATCATTGGGTGATTCAGCGCACCATGTGTGCCCTCGCTGTTCAGGCCACGGCACCATTCGTGGTACCGAGTCATTAGCACTGTCTATCTTGCGTATTCTTGAAGAAGAAAGCATTAAAGAAAACACAGGCCAAATTGAAGCTCAGCTTCCTGTATCAGTAGCAACTTATTTGCTTAACGAAAAGCGTAAAGCGATTCAAAGCTTAGAAAAGCGTCATGGCGTTAACTTATTGCTTATCCCTAACGCCAACCTCGAAACGCCTCACTACCAAGTAACTCGCCGCCGTCCAGATGATATTCTAGATGATGCAAGCTACGAAGTAGAGTTGATGCCAACGGTTGAAACGGAAACTGAAACCACAACTTCAGCGCCGGTTAAACGTGAAGAGCCAGCATTAAAAGGGTTAGTTGCGCCTACCGCTGCGCCAGTGGTTGCACCTAAGGCAGAAGCGCCTGAAGCTAAAGCTGAAAGCTCACCCTCACTCTTTGCCCGTATTGGTAAATGGTTAGGTGATGTACTTGGCGGTGAAGACGAAAAAGCGAAAGCAGAAGCTGAAGCGAAAGAGAAAGAAAAGCAGAAGCAATCTGAAGGTCGCAACAACCGTGGCGGCAATCAGTCTCGCAACCGCAATGGCGATGATCGTCGTCGCAAACCAAGAAAAAATACTCGTCGTAACCAGCCTCAAAACAAAGATGGCGAACAAGAACAGCGTACGCCGCGTTCTGAGCAAGACGACAAGCCACGCGCGAGTAACAACAAAGGCCGTAAGCCTCGTAAACCTCGTGACGAGACTCAAAAGCCTAAGCAAGAACAAAGCAGAGATAACACCCAAGACGAAGCGCCTAAGACTCAAGATAATAAGTCTCAAGATGCTAAGCCTCAGGAAGCACAGAAGAAACAAGAAGTGGCTGAGCGCCGCAAACGCAGAGATACTCGTCGCAGCGTACGTGTGAAAAAAGATGACAATACACAGTCAAATGAAGCACCGGCTAGCAAACCAGTTAAATCTCTTGCCGTTGATAAGCCTAAACCTGCTAAAGCAGCGCCTGCTGAAACTGAAGAAGTTAATACTGCGCCAGTTCAATCAACTGATGCACCAGCAGCTTCTGAATCAGCAGCGCCAGTAGCGCAAGCCTCTCAACCAACTGATGTTAAGTCGACCACTGAACAAGATACTCAATCTTCTTCAGAGCAAGCGAACAACGACACTGATGAAAATGGTCAAAAACGCGAAAGCCGTGGCCGTTCACGTCGCTCTCCTCGTCATGTTCGTGCTGCTGGTCAGCGCCGCAAGAAGGAAGCGCAGCAGTCTAATGATGACAACAGCGCCCCGGTAGGTGAACAGTCAACTGCAAACCTTGACACTACGCCATCACAAGAAGTGCCTGCTGCCAACGTGAGTGAATCAGCACCTCGTGCAGAAGATACACAAGCGGCTATGCCAGGTAAACTTGAAGCAGATACTGCGCACACTCAAAACGAGAATGCCCAGCCAGCTACTGTTGATACCGCTGCCGAAAACGCTGAAGCGCCTTCTGTTGCTAAAACAGAAGACACTCAAGCCACTAAGCCTGGTGTATTAGCCCCATCGGAAGAGAAGGCTGCGCCTGCTACAACAGAAACTGCAACAGCTAAGCCAGAAGCGCCAGCAGCTGAGTCAGCACCTGAAGTCGTTCAAGACGAAATGCAGTTCGAGCTGGCTTCGCCAAAAAGTGAAGCGGATGCACCTAAGCCAGCTAAAACTGAAGTTACCCCTGCTCCTGCCGCCGAAGCTGCACCTAAACAGGTTGAAATAAACCTAGGTGAAGACTCTGCTAAAGCAGTAAGTGAAACGGCGGCTAAACCTGCGCCGAAAGCCAAGCCTAAGAAGGCGAAAGCAGTGGTAACTAAGCCTATTACTACAGGTGCGCCTGCTAGCAGCCGTGGCCGCATTAATGCATCTGCGCCAATGGCAGCACCTGCATCGGTTGATGACACTTTCAATGACGTAGCGCTTACCGCTAAGTCTGATGATAGCCGCCCAGCCATTGTAGTATCGGGTAGAAGCGCAGCTATTGCTAAAGCAAGTGCCGCTGCATCAGCACCAACAACACTGCCAACCAGTGTTGATGAAAACGCCTAA
- a CDS encoding oxidoreductase family protein: MDKVKPSLIDWLARTTNKEVRSPTLIQSLWSGYGACFRATLFDNAENALTPVVAKCVQPSLEISHPKGWQSNTSHLRKCRSFEVEHYFYTYLQSSTNTDCLTPACLAAASGENNSSAHILVMDDLDHAGYTQRATSLSVKQAQTVLRWLAAFHARFMGIVDSNVWPEGTYWHLSTRQDEWQAMEDGPLKKEAGRLSTQLSSARFQTLLHGDAKVANFCFTPDFSQCGGVDFQYTGLGVGMKDVAYFIGSALSESDQRAHTTSSLDYYFDCLRSQLIGTQYESQYLEIEQEWRALYPTACADFNRFLAGWSPDHWKINGELTRQTNIALATLN, translated from the coding sequence ATGGATAAAGTTAAACCCAGCTTGATTGATTGGCTAGCAAGAACAACCAATAAAGAAGTACGCTCCCCAACGCTTATTCAGTCACTCTGGAGTGGTTATGGCGCATGCTTTCGTGCCACCTTGTTTGATAACGCTGAAAACGCCTTAACCCCTGTGGTGGCGAAGTGCGTTCAACCTTCTTTAGAAATCAGCCACCCTAAAGGATGGCAAAGCAATACCAGTCATCTTAGAAAATGCCGTTCATTTGAGGTAGAGCACTACTTTTACACCTACTTGCAATCTAGCACTAACACTGACTGCCTAACCCCTGCTTGCCTAGCAGCAGCGAGCGGTGAAAACAATAGCAGTGCACATATCTTAGTGATGGACGATTTAGATCACGCGGGATACACCCAACGTGCAACCTCGCTAAGTGTAAAACAAGCGCAGACGGTATTGCGTTGGCTGGCAGCATTTCATGCCCGCTTTATGGGCATTGTTGATTCCAATGTTTGGCCAGAAGGCACTTATTGGCATTTGAGTACGAGGCAAGATGAATGGCAAGCTATGGAAGATGGCCCTTTAAAAAAGGAAGCCGGCAGATTGTCGACCCAGCTTTCATCGGCACGGTTTCAAACCTTATTGCACGGTGATGCCAAGGTTGCGAACTTTTGCTTTACCCCTGACTTTAGCCAATGCGGTGGCGTGGATTTTCAATACACGGGGTTAGGAGTAGGAATGAAAGACGTGGCTTATTTTATTGGCAGCGCATTAAGTGAAAGCGATCAACGAGCCCATACCACTAGCAGCTTAGATTATTATTTCGATTGCCTTCGTAGCCAGCTAATAGGCACCCAGTACGAATCTCAATATCTTGAAATAGAACAGGAATGGCGAGCGCTATACCCCACTGCTTGCGCTGATTTCAATCGGTTCTTAGCGGGTTGGAGCCCAGACCACTGGAAGATAAACGGTGAATTGACGAGGCAAACCAATATCGCCTTGGCAACATTAAATTAG
- a CDS encoding TetR/AcrR family transcriptional regulator, whose amino-acid sequence MAKAQFDKDSILDKTIMLFWQQGYHGTSMQDVTCTTGLKPGSLYNSFGNKEQLFIASLDRYAQRSADKMKRAMAHGAGEGIIMLLTDMVAARGQKDYTQKEYASCFIIKTQLELTSTEPKLAELAASYLSRTKAQYKLAIASEYGEALSEVYATSVMMAIFGIRIYGYQQPKEADVLESLRLSLPWLPWKKH is encoded by the coding sequence ATGGCTAAAGCACAATTCGATAAAGACAGCATATTGGATAAAACCATTATGCTGTTTTGGCAACAAGGCTACCATGGCACGTCTATGCAAGACGTCACCTGCACCACAGGATTAAAGCCTGGTAGTTTATATAATAGCTTTGGTAACAAAGAGCAGTTGTTTATTGCAAGCCTAGACCGTTACGCACAACGTAGTGCTGACAAAATGAAACGAGCAATGGCGCATGGAGCTGGCGAGGGCATTATTATGCTGCTGACCGACATGGTGGCCGCAAGAGGGCAGAAAGATTATACCCAAAAAGAATATGCAAGCTGCTTTATTATTAAAACCCAATTGGAACTTACCAGTACCGAACCTAAACTGGCAGAGCTCGCTGCTAGCTACTTAAGCCGTACTAAAGCCCAATACAAACTAGCGATTGCTAGCGAATATGGTGAAGCGCTGAGTGAGGTGTATGCCACATCAGTCATGATGGCTATTTTTGGTATTCGGATTTACGGCTATCAGCAGCCGAAGGAGGCTGATGTACTTGAAAGCCTGAGGCTGTCTTTACCCTGGTTGCCTTGGAAAAAACACTAA
- a CDS encoding haloacid dehalogenase type II: MKRFITAALLILPLFSSYAQQPTDTTMEKAKPVPPKVIFFDVNETLLDLTAMRSSVGEALGGRNELLPLWFSTMLHHSLVDSTTQRFHTFGEIGVASLLMVAEIEGIPLTQEQAKTAIVTPLRSLPPHADVRSGLQALKDKGYTLVSLTNSSNQGVYTQFKNADLLEFFEHRLSVEDINLYKPDLRTYAWAAEKMGVKPEDAMLVAAHGWDIAGAKQAGWQAAFIARPGKVLYPLAIAPDYNVNDLNELVEMLPNQ; encoded by the coding sequence ATGAAACGATTTATTACTGCGGCACTACTCATATTGCCGTTATTTTCAAGCTATGCTCAACAGCCTACTGACACCACAATGGAAAAGGCTAAGCCTGTACCTCCTAAAGTTATATTCTTCGATGTGAATGAAACCCTGCTCGACCTAACGGCAATGCGAAGTTCAGTGGGAGAAGCATTGGGGGGACGCAATGAGTTACTACCTTTGTGGTTTTCAACTATGCTTCATCACTCACTAGTAGACTCTACCACCCAGCGTTTTCACACTTTCGGTGAAATTGGTGTGGCGTCGTTATTGATGGTGGCTGAAATAGAAGGTATTCCGCTTACCCAAGAACAAGCGAAAACCGCTATTGTTACCCCACTTCGTAGCTTACCGCCTCATGCAGATGTACGTAGTGGCTTACAAGCGTTGAAAGATAAAGGTTATACACTGGTAAGCTTGACCAACTCTTCTAACCAAGGTGTGTATACCCAATTCAAAAATGCTGACTTGCTTGAATTTTTTGAACATCGCTTAAGTGTTGAAGATATCAATCTATACAAACCTGATCTTCGCACATATGCATGGGCTGCTGAAAAAATGGGAGTTAAACCTGAAGATGCCATGTTGGTTGCAGCACACGGTTGGGATATCGCTGGCGCTAAACAAGCCGGTTGGCAAGCTGCCTTTATTGCACGCCCAGGAAAGGTATTGTATCCATTGGCGATTGCGCCAGATTACAACGTGAATGATTTAAACGAATTGGTTGAAATGCTTCCCAACCAATAA
- a CDS encoding GNAT family N-acetyltransferase, protein MISWKVLTFSQLNTHQLFELMKLRVDVFVVEQTCPYPELDEKDRHSDTRHLLGFNGDMLVAYARLIPAGVSYPGVSIGRVATHADFRGNGAGKNLLAEAIKQCENLWPKEDIEIGAQEYLLAFYRKFGFVQTSQMYLEDDIPHVDMKRKAVA, encoded by the coding sequence ATGATTTCTTGGAAAGTACTAACATTTAGCCAGCTCAATACCCATCAGTTATTCGAGCTTATGAAACTTCGAGTAGATGTGTTTGTGGTAGAGCAAACATGCCCATACCCTGAACTTGATGAAAAAGACAGGCATAGCGATACGCGACATTTATTAGGCTTTAACGGTGACATGTTAGTCGCTTATGCCCGTTTGATACCTGCGGGTGTGAGCTATCCTGGCGTCAGTATTGGCAGAGTGGCTACCCATGCAGATTTCAGAGGCAATGGTGCAGGGAAAAATTTGTTAGCTGAGGCTATCAAGCAGTGTGAAAACTTGTGGCCGAAAGAAGATATTGAAATTGGTGCACAAGAATACTTGTTAGCCTTTTATCGTAAATTTGGTTTTGTGCAAACCTCTCAAATGTATTTAGAAGATGATATACCCCACGTAGATATGAAGCGTAAAGCTGTAGCTTGA